The DNA window GACGTGACCAAGGACCGCGGACTGTTCCGCGAGAACAGCCAGGGGCAGATCGAGAACATCTACCGCCTGAAGATCATCAACAAGACCCAGCAAGCGCGCCGCTACGGTCTGTCACTTGCCGGTGCAGGCCCGTTCAGCCTGCAGGGTGCCCACGAAATACGCCTGGAACCGGGCGAAATCATCGACCTGCCGGTCAGTGTCGCCTTGGCTGGGCAAGGCAAGGTCAGCAGTTCGGAAAGCCTGCGCTTCGCCGTCAATGACCTGGATGACCCCTCGATTAGTGCCAGCACACGCAGTACCTTCGTCTCTCCGATCAACCGCTGACGAACGAGGCCGCCAGTGCACAGGCACCGGATGATCTCGCCAACCCAGGAAGCCGTACCCGATGAAGCGCTATGAAAAATTCGCCGATGAAATCGCCGAACTGATACGCAGCGGGGTACTGGCGCCCGGCGAGAAAGTCCCCTCGGTGCGCCACGCCAGCAGGACCTACGGCATCAGCCCTTCCACGGTTTTCCAGGCCTACTACCTGCTGGAGGACCGGGGGCTGATCCAGGCCCGGGCGCGCTCAGGCTATTTCGTGCGCCAGCACGCGCAGAAGCCGCTGCCGGAAGTGCAGCACGACACCCATGAAGCGCGCACCACCGAGGTCGACGTCAGCGAACTGGTGTTCTCCGTCCTCGGCTCGCTGCGCGACCCGGCCACCGTGCCATTCGGCTCAGCCTTCCCCAGTCCGGACCTGTTCCCCCTCGCCCGCCTGGCCCGCTCCATGGCACATGGGCTGCGAAACCTGGCGTCTCCCAACGCGATCATTTCCGACATGACCGCCGGCAACCCCGACCTGCGCCGCCAGTTGGCGCTGCGCTACATGGTCAGCGGCGTCATGCTGCCGCCCGAGGAACTGGTGATCACCAACGGCGCGATGGAAGCCCTGAACCTGTGCCTGCAATGCGTGACGCGCCCAGGCGACCTGGTCGCCATCGAGTCGCCGGCCTTCTACGCCACCTTGCAGGTGCTCGAACGGCTGGAACTCAAGGCGGTGGAAATTCCGGTACATCCACGCGACGGCATGGACCTGTCCATCCTGCGCGACAGCCTGCAGCACTTGCCGATCAAGGCCTGCTGGTTCATGAGCAGCCTGCAGAACCCGCTCGGCGCCAGCATGCGCGAAGAGAAGAAACGCAACCTCTATGAACTGCTGAAACAGCACCAGGTGCCGCTGATCGAAGACGATGTCTACGCGGAGCTGTACTACGGCCCGCAACCGCCAAGGCCGGTGAAAAGCTTCGACAGCGAAGGCCTGGTGATGCACTGCGGTTCTTTTTCGAAATGCCTGGCGCCCGGCTATCGGGTCGGCTGGGTGGCGGGAGGCCGCTACGCGGAGCAGATCACCCGACTGAAACTGATGACGACCATTTCCCCGTCCGTTCCGGCCCAGGCGGCGCTGGCCGACTACCTGCAACACGGTGGCTACGACCGCCATCTGCGCAAGTTACGGCACGCACTGGAGACCCAGCAGGCTGCCATGCTGGCCTCGGCGGCGCGGCATTTTCCGGCGACCACGCGGGTAACGCAGCCGAACGGCGGCTACTTCCTATGGTTCGAATTCCCTCGGCGCGTCGACTCGTTGCGCCTGTTCCAGCAGGCGCTGGCACAAGGCATCAGCCTGGCGCCCGGTCCGATCTTCTCGGCGACCCGCCGTTTCGAGAACTGCGCACGCCTGAACCACGGGCACCCCTGGGATGCCCGTAGCGAGCAGGCAATGGCTGTCCTCGGACGAATCATCGGCTCCTTCTGAGAACCTCGCAGCAGGGTGCGCCATGCGCACCGATACGGTGAAAGCGGTGCGCATGGCGCACCCTGCTGCGACCGACTCAGAGCTTGGCGATGGAAACCTCGGTGGATTTGACGAACGCGATCACCTCGCTGCCCACCACCAGTTCCAGCTCGCGCACCGAGCGGGTGGTGATGACCGACGTCACGGTGCCGGCCGCGGTTTGTACATCGATTTCCGACAGTACGTCGCCGATGATGATTTCCTTGATGGTGCCTTTGAACTGGTTGCGGACGTTGATTGCCTTGATGGTCATGGTATTTCTCCTCGGTTCGAAAGAAGCCCTGAGCGCTGGGCCGGTCGCTGGAGGCGGCTTCGCCTCCGGCGCTCGACGGCGCGCTTCAAGCTGTTTTTAAAGCGCCCAACGCAACTGCGTCGGGAGGGGTGAAACGGGATCGGGTTGTTCCGGTGGCGCGGGGCGCTCCAGCACCTGATCGAGTACGCGCGACTCCAGCGCCGCCAAACGTGCCGAGCCCCGGTTGCGTGGGCGCGCCAGGTCGACGGTCAGGTCGAGTCCCACCTGCCCTTCCTCGATCAGGATCACGCGGTCGGCGATTGCCACTGCCTCGCTGACGTCATGGGTCACCAGCAGCACGGTAAAACCGTGTTGCTGCCACAGACGTTCGATCAGTTGCTGCATCTCGATACGGGTCAGGGCATCCAACGCGCCAAGGGGTTCATCGAGCAACAGCAGGCGGGGCTCGTGGATCAGTGCCCGCGCCAGCGCCACTCGCTGCTTCTGCCCACCGGACAGCGCCGCCGGCCATTCATTGGCGCGTTCGGCCAGGCCGACCGAAGCCAGCGCCTGCAAGGCACGTGGCCGCCAGTCGCCGGAAAGCCCCAGGCCAACATTGTCGATGACCTTCTTCCAGGGCAGCAGGCGCGCATCCTGGAACATCAGCCGGGTGTCGTCGCTCGCCTCGGACAGTGCCGCAGCCCCACCCAACAGGCGCCCGGAGGTCGGCTTGTCGAGCCCGGCCAGCAGGCGCAGCAGCGTGCTCTTGCCGCAGCCGCTGCGCCCGACCACTGCCACGAACTGCCCGGCGGGAATGTTCAGATCGATGCCCTTGAGCACCTCACGCTCACCGAAGGACTTGCGCAAGCCATCGACGAACAGGGGAATACCACGCTTGAGATTGTGCAGGACGGTCATGCCCGGTCCCCCTTGCTCTGATAGGCCGGGTGCCAGCGCAGCCAGATACGTTCCAGGCCACGCGCCGCCACATCGGCCAGCTTGCCGAGCACCGCGTACAACAGGATCGCCAGCACCACCACGTCGGTCTGCAGGAACTCACGGGCATTCATCGCCAGGTAGCCGATGCCCGAGCTGGCCGAAATGGTCTCGGCCACGATCAGCGTCAGCCACATGAAGCCCAGGGCGAAACGCACACCGACCAGGATCGACGGCAAGGCACCGGGCAGTATCACCTGGCGGAACAGGGCGAAGCCGGACAGGCCATAGCTACGCGCCATTTCCACCAGCGCCGGATCGACGTTACGAATGCCGTGGTAGGTATTCAGGTAGATGGGGAACAGCGTGCCCAGCGCGACCAGGAAGATCTTCGCGCTCTCGTCGATGCCGAACCACAGGATCACCAGCGGGATCAGCGCCAGGTGCGGCACGTTGCGGATCATCTGCACCGAACTGTCGAGGAAGCGCTCGCCCCATTTCGACAGGCCGGTGATGAAGCCCAGCAGCAGCCCGATGCCGCCGCCGATGGCGAAACCGATCCCGGCGCGCCAGCCACTGATGGCCAGGTGGGTCCAGATCTCGCCACTGGACAGCAGTTGCCAGCCCGCCGCCAGCACCGCGCTCGGTGCCGGCAGGATGCGCGTGGACAGCAGCCCGGCACTGACCGACAGTTGCCAGATCGCCAGCAAGACAACCGGCAGCGCCCAGGGGGCCAGGCGCAGAATCAGTTGATGGGTTCTATCGCTCATGAGTCATTTCCCTGATGGCCATGGTCACTGCGCCGAAGCGCCCTTGGGCAGAATGTCGCTGGAGATCATCTCGCCAGCGGCCGCCACCGGCGCCAGGTTTTCCGGCGTCTGCTGCGGTGCCACGTCGAGCAGCGGGAACAGCAGCTCGGCCACCCGGTACGACTCCTCCAGGTGCGGATAGCCGGAGAAGATGAAGGTATCGATGCCCAGTGCCGCGTATTCGTTGATCCGCTGGGCCACGGTCGCGGCATCGCCGACCAGCGCGGTCCCGGCGCCACTGCGCACCAGGCCGACACCGGCCCACAGGTTGGGCGCGACCTCCAGGCGGTTGCGGTCGCCCTGGTGCAGTGCCGCCATGCGCTGCTGGCCCACCGAGTCATAGCGCGCCAGGGAAGCCTGGGCGCGCTGGATGGTGTCGTCGTCCAGGTGGCTGATCAGACGCTCGGCGGCCTGCCAGGCTTCTTCGCTGGTTTCACGCACGATCACGTGCAGGCGAATCCCGAAGCGCAGGGTTCGCCCCTGCTGCGCAGCCTTTTCCCGCACGCTGGCGATCTTCTCGGCCACGGCCTCCAGCGGCTCGCCCCAGGTCAGGTACAGCTCGACCTGCTCGGCGGCAAGGTCCTGGGCCGCATCGGAAGAGCCACCGAAATAGAGCGGTGGACGCGGACGCTGGACCGGCGGATAAAGCAGCCGCGCACCCTTGACCTGAAGGTGCTTGCCTTCGTAATCGACATTCTCGCCTTCCAGTACATGCCGCCAGATACGGGTGAACTCCACCGACGCCTCGTAGCGCTCGGCGTGGGACAGGCGCAGGCCATCGCCCTCCAGCTCCTCCGGATCGCCGCCGGTCACCAGGTTGAACAGTGCCCGGCCATTGGACAGGCGGTCCAGGGTCGCGGCCTGGCGCGCCGCCACCGTTGGCGAAATGATGCCGGGGCGTAGCGCCACCAGGAACTTGAGTTTCTGCGTCACCGGGATCAGGGACGCCGCCACCAGCCAGGAATCCTCGCAGGAGCGTCCGGTGGGGATCAGCACGCCGCCGTAGCCCAGCCGGTCCGCCGCCTGGGCCACTTGCTGCAGATAACCATGATCGACCGCGCGCGCGCCCTGGGAAGTGCCCAGGTAGTGACCGTCGCCGTGTGTAGGCAGAAACCAGAAAATATTCAGACTCATTGATGTGATCTCGTGATCTCGTCATTCCGGTCGCTCCCATGCGGAGCGACATCGTTCAAGCGGTACAGGACGGAGCGCCCGCAGGCACCCCGTGGCTTGCCCGGTTCAGTGGGCGTGGTGGGCGTGCTCCGCCGTGGCAGCGGCCGGCGGCGTCCAGATCACGTCCTTGATGCTCAGGCGCTTGGGAATCAGCTTCAGGTCGGTGAAGGCGTCGGCGATCTTCTGCTGCGCCTCGACCACATCAGGGCTGATGAACGTAGCGCCGTAGCCTTGCCGCTCGACGGCCAGGCGGGTGATGTCGGTCGGCAGGCCGATCAGCGGCTGCACTTGCGCGGTGGCTTCGTCCAGGTTGCTGCCGACCCACTCGCCCACCCCACGGATTTCCTCCACCAAGGCGATGACCGCCTGCGGATGTTTCTCGGCGAAGGTGCGGGTCGCCAGATAGAACTGGTGGTTGTCGACCAGCCCGCTGCCGTCGCGCAGGGTGCGTGCGTTCAACTGCTTCTCGGCGGCTGCCTGGAACGGGTCCCAGATGACCCAGGCGTCCACGCTGCCACGCTCGAAGGCGGCACGCGCATCGGCGGGCGGCAGGTAGACCGGCTGGATATCGCTGTATTTCAGGCCGGCATCTTCCAGCGCGCGCACCAGCAGGTAATGCACGTTGGAGCCTTTGTTCAGCGCCACGCGCTTGCCTTTCAGTTCGGCCACCGACTTGATCGGCGACTCCTTGGGCAGCAGGATCGCTTCGCCGGTCGGGGCTGGCGGCTCATGGGCGACATAGAGCAGGTCGGCACCTGCCGCCTGGGCGAACACCGGTGGCGTTTCCCCGGTCACGCCGAAGTCGATGGAGCCGACGTTCAGCCCTTCGAGCAACTGCGGCCCCCCCGGGAACTCGGTCCATTGCACGTCGATGCCCTGCTCGGCCAGGCGCTTCTCCAGCGTGCCCTTGGCCTTGAGCAGCACCAGCGTGCCGTATTTCTGGTAGCCGATGCGCAACGACTCGGCCTGGGCCTGAGTGATGGCACCAAAGGTAATGGCCGCGGCGAACAGAGCCGCCAGGCTCCGGCGCAAAGTGATAGTACGCATGGCACTCTCCTTCAGATCATTGAATGGCCATCACCGGCTACCCGTTGGCGGGCAGGAAGGTAATGCTCGACCGCAACGGCGGTCAGCGATAAGCGAACCTGGCCCGGAGTCTGTCCGGGTACAGGAAAGATCAGATACTCCAGCGCGACTGGACCAGGCGCTCGTACAGCGTCTCCGGCGCCAGCGTGCGCGGACGCCGCAGCAGAATCTCGTGGAACTGCGCCAGGGCATCGTCCAGGCGTTGCTGCAAACCATCCTCCAGGCGCGCCGGGCGCTCCTGCTCGGCATAGCTGACCTGGCGATCGACCGCATACACGCCCTGCAGCACCTCCTGGGCCTTGAGCGCCGCCAGCACCGGCTTGAGCGCATAGTCCACCGCCAGCAGGTGCGCTTCGCTGCCGCCGTTGGCGATCGGCAGCACCACCTTGTCCGCCAGGGCGCGCTCGGGCAGCAGGTCGAGAATCACCTTCAGCGCACCGGCAATCGAAGCCTTGTAGATCGGTGTCGACACCAGCAAGCCATCGGCCTCGGCAATGTGCTCGCGCAGGCGCAGCACCGAAGGGCTGTCGAAGCGTGCATAGAGCAGGTCCTGTGCGTCGAAGTCCCGCACGCCATAGGTGACCACTTCGACGCCACGCGCCTCCAGCCATGCCCTGGCCTTGTCGAGCACCACACCACCACGCGAACGCTCACTCGGACTGCCCGCAAGAGATACAACCAGCATCACACGCCCCCTGAACGACTGCGTATGGAATCAACGGTTGGGTTGCGGCGTCAGGCGCAGGTAGGGACGTACCGCGCGATAGCCCTTGGGAAAACGCTGCTTGATCTCTTCTTCGTCCTTCAGCGACGGCACGATCACCACCTCGTCGCCGTCCTGCCAGTTGGCCGGCGTCGCGACCTTGTGGCTGTCGGTCAGTTGCAGGGAGTCGACCACACGCAGGATTTCGTTGAAGTTGCGCCCGGTACTGGCCGGATAGGTGATGGTCAGCCGGACCTTCTTGTTCGGATCGATGACGAACAGCGAACGCACGGTCAGGGTGTCGTTGGCATTGGGATGGATCAGGTCATAGAGGTCGGAGACCTTGCGGTCGGCATCGGCCAGGATCGGGAAGTTGACCAGGGTGTTCTGGGTTTCGTTGATGTCGTCGATCCACTTCACGTGGGACTCGACCGGGTCCACCGAGAGTGCGATGGCCTTGACGCCGCGCTTGCTGAACTCGTCCTTCAGCTTGGCGGTGAAACCCAGCTCGGTGGTGCAGACCGGGGTGAAGTCGGCGGGGTGGGAGAACAGGATGCCCCAGCTGTCGCCCAGCCATTCATGGAAACGGATACGCCCTTCACTGGAGTCCTGCTCGAAGTCGGGGGCGATATCGCCAAGTCGAATACTCATTTGCCTTGCTCCTGAGGTTGTCTGTTTGCGTGAAGACACTATGCTCAGGAATCGTAGAAATTAAAAAGAATAAATAATGATTTATTTATCCTAAAAAAGAATATTAAAACTCATCCATTAAAAAGCCGGACCAAGGTCCGGCGAAGGTACACCCACACGTAAACACACGGGTAAAACACCCCGCACAGCCAGTCGACGGCAGTGCGGGGCGATGCCTCAAAGCAGCGGAATGGTGTAGCTGACGATCAGGCGGTTTTCCTGCGCAGTGTTGGCAACATTGCTGTGCAGGTAACCATTGCGCCAGGACAGGCCGAGACCTTTCAAAGCGCCGTCCTGCAAGGTGTAGTCAACCCGCAGGTCGCGCTCCCATTCCTTGCGGCCGCTTTGGGCGTTGTCGATCTGGTCGCCGGAGAGGTACACGACCGAAGCCTTCAGGCCAGGTACGCCGACCTGGCCGAAGTCATAGGCATAACCGGCCAACCAGGTGCGCTCGCCGGCACTGAGGAACTTGCCACCCGAACCGATCTGCCGGTCGGTGATCAGGTAGGCCGTCGCACCGCCGCCCTCGCTCAGGTACGGGAACGCGCTGTTTCCAGACACCTTCTGATAACCCGCACTCAACTCATGCCCTTGATACCCGTAGGTAAACAGTGCGCTCCAGGTACGGTTGTCGATCTCTCCGGCCTTGGCGGCATTCGTCCAGTACCCAGCACCCCGGTAGCCATCGGCACGCCCAGCAGCGCTGCCGTTCTTGCCGTCAGAACCGCTGTCGAAATAACGCAGGTCGGTTTTCAGCGAGCCGACCGGCAATGCCCAACTGTGCAGCAGGCCGAGGAAGTGCTGCTTGTAGAAGTTCTCAAGGTTGCCGTAGTAGTACTGCGCGGTCAGGTCCTTGGTCAGTTGATAGTCACCACCGGCATAGTAGAACTTGTTGCTGCGCGCAGCGGCAGCGGCGCCCGGCACGCCCAGCGACACGCTGTCCGTCGAGCTGCGGGTCTTGGTGTGCTCCAGTTGTCCGGCGACCACACTCAGGCCATCGATTTCCTTCGAGGTGATCTGGCCACCCTCGAACAATTGCGGCAGCAGTCGGCCATCGTTGAACGTCACGACCGGCAACTTGGGCTGAAGCGTACCGATATGCGCCTCGGTCTTTGACAGGCGCAGTTTCAGGGTTGCTCCGGCCTTGCTGTAGTCACGCACGGCACTGCCGTCACTGTCCGTCGGGAACAACTGCCCTGGCGTCCGGTCGCGACCGACCTTGCCGGTCCGGCTTCCGCCATCGAGACGCACACCCAGCAGAGCGACCGCATCGACCCCGACACCCACCGTGCCTTCGGTAAAGCCAGACTGATAGTTGAAGATGAAGCCCTGCCCCCACTCGCGTGCTTCGGCATTGTTGTTCGCCGTATCCGTGGTGTTCAGGTCGTAATAGAAGTTACGCAATCCCAGGCTCGCCTTGCTGTCTTCGATAAAACCGGCCGCACTCGACTGCTGGGCGATCACACCCAGAGAGACAGCCAGTGCCAAGGTAGATTTGTTCATGCTCGATGCTCCAGTTACAGGACTTGATTTCTTATGGACCAGCCGCTTTCCAACGGCCTTGGCCTATTCCCTGGCTTCTGCGCGGGACGCTTTATGAAAGCCTGATGACAAGAGTAAGCACCCGTTTAAATTCTTAAAAAGAATATTTAATTAGAAATAAATTCTAAAAAAGAATATGGGCCACAATGACGCGCCTCTAAGCTAATTCCTAAAAATTATTTATTTTCATTTTTTTAGATCGTATAGCTTTCGCAGCACGGCACTGAACGCGCCGATCGATTTCCTCCAGCCAGGACAGGCTGCAGTCATAAATAGAGGTACTCCATGTCTCTGCGAAGCAAACGTCGCCCCTTGCTGGCCCTCGGGCTGGCGCTGGGTATTTTCACCGCCCTGCCCTGGACCGCCGAAGCCGACACCCAGGTGCGCATCGGCTACCAGAAGTCCTCGACACTCATCAGCCTGCTGAAAAGCCAGGGCACCCTCGAACAAGCGCTGGGCAAGCAAGGCATCCGCATCAGTTGGCACGAGTTTCCCAATGGCCAGCCGCTGCTCGAAGCACTGAACGTCGGCAACATCGATGTCTCCGCCGACGTGGCCGACACCGTGCCGGTATTCGCCCAGGCCGCCGGCGCCAAGCTGACCTACTTCGCCCAGGAAACCCCATCACCCACGGCGCAGGCGATCCTCGTGCACGAGGGCTCGGCCCTGCGCGGCCTCGGTGACCTGAAAGGCAAGAAAATCGCAGTGACCAAGGCGGCAGGCAGCCACTACCTGTTGCTGGCTGCCCTGGCCAAGGCCGGTCTTTCCTTCAATGACATCCAACCCGCCTACCTGACCCCGGCCGATGGCCGGGCCGCCTTCGAGAACGGCAAGGTGGATGCCTGGGTCGCCTGGGAGCCCTTCCTCAGCAGCGCGCAACAACAGTTGCACACCCGCACCCTGGCCGATGGAACCGGCCTGGCGGACTACAAGCGCTACTACCTGGCCTCCAACGCATTCGCCAAACAGCACCCACAGGTACTGGAAACCCTCTTCGAAGAACTGGCCCGCACCGGCCAATGGCTGCGGGCCAATCCACAGGAAGCGGCGCGCATCCTCGGGCCATTGTGGGGCAACCTGGACCCGGCCATCGTCGAGAAGGCCAACGCCCGGCGCAGCTACGACGTGCGTAAGGTCGACCGGGACAGCCTGAGCGAGCAGCAGAAGATCGCGGACGCCTTCTTCAAGGAAAAACTGTTGCCCGCCAAGGTCGATGCACAGGACGTGTCCATCTGGAACTGAAACTTTCCGCATGCACCATGCGGACCTTACGGAGTGAGTCTTGTCGAGCAAGATTCCACAGGGATGTGAACATCGCAGGTGAGCGCTCATCCGTCGCTCACTGAAGTTTGGGGAAGATGGCGCCAGGCAAAGCCATCTTCCCCTTTTTTATCTCGATGCCCGATTCAACCCCGGAGCGGCAGGCTCCAACTGGCCCAGGGCAAACGATTGGACACGCGCCCACGCCTGGATCGGTACCCCGTCAGTGCCCCCGCCTTGAACTGCCAGGCGATTGCCGGTAGCGTCCCTGCGCCGTCCATCCCCCGCGAGAGCCCCCATGCGTCTGATCCACACCTCCGACTGGCACCTCGGCCAGAGCCTGCACGGACAGGAGCGCGATCACGAGCACGCCTGCTTCCTGGCCTGGCTGCTGGATTGCCTGCAACGGGAAAGGCCCGATGCCTTGCTGATCGCCGGGGACATCTTCGACAGCGTCAACCCACCGCTCAAGGCCCAGGAACGCCTCTACGACTTTATCGT is part of the Pseudomonas sp. ABC1 genome and encodes:
- the mapR gene encoding GntR family transcriptional regulator MpaR (MapR regulates genes involved in Pseudomonas quinolone signal (PQS) production and anthranilate metabolism) — its product is MKRYEKFADEIAELIRSGVLAPGEKVPSVRHASRTYGISPSTVFQAYYLLEDRGLIQARARSGYFVRQHAQKPLPEVQHDTHEARTTEVDVSELVFSVLGSLRDPATVPFGSAFPSPDLFPLARLARSMAHGLRNLASPNAIISDMTAGNPDLRRQLALRYMVSGVMLPPEELVITNGAMEALNLCLQCVTRPGDLVAIESPAFYATLQVLERLELKAVEIPVHPRDGMDLSILRDSLQHLPIKACWFMSSLQNPLGASMREEKKRNLYELLKQHQVPLIEDDVYAELYYGPQPPRPVKSFDSEGLVMHCGSFSKCLAPGYRVGWVAGGRYAEQITRLKLMTTISPSVPAQAALADYLQHGGYDRHLRKLRHALETQQAAMLASAARHFPATTRVTQPNGGYFLWFEFPRRVDSLRLFQQALAQGISLAPGPIFSATRRFENCARLNHGHPWDARSEQAMAVLGRIIGSF
- the ssuD gene encoding FMNH2-dependent alkanesulfonate monooxygenase, translating into MSLNIFWFLPTHGDGHYLGTSQGARAVDHGYLQQVAQAADRLGYGGVLIPTGRSCEDSWLVAASLIPVTQKLKFLVALRPGIISPTVAARQAATLDRLSNGRALFNLVTGGDPEELEGDGLRLSHAERYEASVEFTRIWRHVLEGENVDYEGKHLQVKGARLLYPPVQRPRPPLYFGGSSDAAQDLAAEQVELYLTWGEPLEAVAEKIASVREKAAQQGRTLRFGIRLHVIVRETSEEAWQAAERLISHLDDDTIQRAQASLARYDSVGQQRMAALHQGDRNRLEVAPNLWAGVGLVRSGAGTALVGDAATVAQRINEYAALGIDTFIFSGYPHLEESYRVAELLFPLLDVAPQQTPENLAPVAAAGEMISSDILPKGASAQ
- a CDS encoding aliphatic sulfonate ABC transporter substrate-binding protein; translation: MSLRSKRRPLLALGLALGIFTALPWTAEADTQVRIGYQKSSTLISLLKSQGTLEQALGKQGIRISWHEFPNGQPLLEALNVGNIDVSADVADTVPVFAQAAGAKLTYFAQETPSPTAQAILVHEGSALRGLGDLKGKKIAVTKAAGSHYLLLAALAKAGLSFNDIQPAYLTPADGRAAFENGKVDAWVAWEPFLSSAQQQLHTRTLADGTGLADYKRYYLASNAFAKQHPQVLETLFEELARTGQWLRANPQEAARILGPLWGNLDPAIVEKANARRSYDVRKVDRDSLSEQQKIADAFFKEKLLPAKVDAQDVSIWN
- a CDS encoding sulfonate ABC transporter substrate-binding protein, producing MRTITLRRSLAALFAAAITFGAITQAQAESLRIGYQKYGTLVLLKAKGTLEKRLAEQGIDVQWTEFPGGPQLLEGLNVGSIDFGVTGETPPVFAQAAGADLLYVAHEPPAPTGEAILLPKESPIKSVAELKGKRVALNKGSNVHYLLVRALEDAGLKYSDIQPVYLPPADARAAFERGSVDAWVIWDPFQAAAEKQLNARTLRDGSGLVDNHQFYLATRTFAEKHPQAVIALVEEIRGVGEWVGSNLDEATAQVQPLIGLPTDITRLAVERQGYGATFISPDVVEAQQKIADAFTDLKLIPKRLSIKDVIWTPPAAATAEHAHHAH
- a CDS encoding peroxiredoxin — its product is MSIRLGDIAPDFEQDSSEGRIRFHEWLGDSWGILFSHPADFTPVCTTELGFTAKLKDEFSKRGVKAIALSVDPVESHVKWIDDINETQNTLVNFPILADADRKVSDLYDLIHPNANDTLTVRSLFVIDPNKKVRLTITYPASTGRNFNEILRVVDSLQLTDSHKVATPANWQDGDEVVIVPSLKDEEEIKQRFPKGYRAVRPYLRLTPQPNR
- a CDS encoding molybdopterin-binding protein, producing MTIKAINVRNQFKGTIKEIIIGDVLSEIDVQTAAGTVTSVITTRSVRELELVVGSEVIAFVKSTEVSIAKL
- the ssuE gene encoding NADPH-dependent FMN reductase yields the protein MLVVSLAGSPSERSRGGVVLDKARAWLEARGVEVVTYGVRDFDAQDLLYARFDSPSVLRLREHIAEADGLLVSTPIYKASIAGALKVILDLLPERALADKVVLPIANGGSEAHLLAVDYALKPVLAALKAQEVLQGVYAVDRQVSYAEQERPARLEDGLQQRLDDALAQFHEILLRRPRTLAPETLYERLVQSRWSI
- the ssuB gene encoding aliphatic sulfonates ABC transporter ATP-binding protein, which codes for MTVLHNLKRGIPLFVDGLRKSFGEREVLKGIDLNIPAGQFVAVVGRSGCGKSTLLRLLAGLDKPTSGRLLGGAAALSEASDDTRLMFQDARLLPWKKVIDNVGLGLSGDWRPRALQALASVGLAERANEWPAALSGGQKQRVALARALIHEPRLLLLDEPLGALDALTRIEMQQLIERLWQQHGFTVLLVTHDVSEAVAIADRVILIEEGQVGLDLTVDLARPRNRGSARLAALESRVLDQVLERPAPPEQPDPVSPLPTQLRWAL
- the ssuC gene encoding aliphatic sulfonate ABC transporter permease SsuC produces the protein MSDRTHQLILRLAPWALPVVLLAIWQLSVSAGLLSTRILPAPSAVLAAGWQLLSSGEIWTHLAISGWRAGIGFAIGGGIGLLLGFITGLSKWGERFLDSSVQMIRNVPHLALIPLVILWFGIDESAKIFLVALGTLFPIYLNTYHGIRNVDPALVEMARSYGLSGFALFRQVILPGALPSILVGVRFALGFMWLTLIVAETISASSGIGYLAMNAREFLQTDVVVLAILLYAVLGKLADVAARGLERIWLRWHPAYQSKGDRA
- a CDS encoding OprD family porin, which produces MNKSTLALAVSLGVIAQQSSAAGFIEDSKASLGLRNFYYDLNTTDTANNNAEAREWGQGFIFNYQSGFTEGTVGVGVDAVALLGVRLDGGSRTGKVGRDRTPGQLFPTDSDGSAVRDYSKAGATLKLRLSKTEAHIGTLQPKLPVVTFNDGRLLPQLFEGGQITSKEIDGLSVVAGQLEHTKTRSSTDSVSLGVPGAAAAARSNKFYYAGGDYQLTKDLTAQYYYGNLENFYKQHFLGLLHSWALPVGSLKTDLRYFDSGSDGKNGSAAGRADGYRGAGYWTNAAKAGEIDNRTWSALFTYGYQGHELSAGYQKVSGNSAFPYLSEGGGATAYLITDRQIGSGGKFLSAGERTWLAGYAYDFGQVGVPGLKASVVYLSGDQIDNAQSGRKEWERDLRVDYTLQDGALKGLGLSWRNGYLHSNVANTAQENRLIVSYTIPLL